AGAGATTATCTTAAAAATGAATTTTCAAAGCTGATCGAGGCAGGGGTCATCAATGGAGCGACGAGCAATCCTTCCATTTTCGCCTCCGCGATCACAACTTCTCCGGCCTATAAAGAGCAGCTTGAAAGTCTTGCAGGCAAAAGTGCCAAAGAGAAATATGAAGCAATGGCGATCGAAGATATTCGTACTGCGGCACAGGCGCTGCAAAGTGCTTACAAAAGCGGCAATGACGGGTATATCTCCATTGAAGTAGACCCTTTCCTCTCCAATGATACCCAGGGGACCATCGAAGAAGGTAAAAGACTTTTTGAAGTGATCGGCGAACCCAATGTGATGGTAAAGGTCCCTGCTACCAATGCGGGATATGAAGCGATGAAAGAGTTGCTCTCCATGGGGATCTCCGTCAATGCAACACTGATCTTTTCTCCTGAACAGGCACGGCGCTGTCTTAAAGCGATGACCGCCGGTCTCCATAACTATGAGGTTTATGGCGGGGGAAAGGTCAATGCGGTCATTTCCGTTTTTGTCAGCCGTTTTGACCGTCTGCTCGATCCGGATCTTGCTGCCGAAGGTATGGAGACGGGCAGGACAGGCATCTACAATGCAGCCAGGATCTACAATATCATAGAGAAGAACCATACACCGAGTATTCGGACACTTTTTGCCAGTACAGGGGTAAAAGGGGATGACCTTCCGGCAGATTATTACTTACGGGAACTGCTGGCACCGCACTCTGTCAATACCGCACCGTTGGCAACCATTGAAGCCTATATTGCCAAAAAAGCGACAGCACCGAAACTGCCGATCGAAGAGAGTGAGATCAATGGATACTTCACCAAGCTGAAAGACTGTGGGTTCGATATGGAGGAGGTTTATGCCTCATTGCTTAAAGACGGGCTTGAAGCCTTTGAAAATGCATTTCTGGATATGTTGAAGAGCATTGAATAGTCAATAAATAGCAGGGAGAAAGAAGATGGAAGAGAAACTTAAATTGTATCTGCGTACACTTGTTAGCCATGAGGGAAGTGATCTTCACATTAAGTCTGCCTCTCTGGTACGGGTACGTATCCAAGGTGTTATAAAGGTATTGGGAAAAGATATGCTGACGCCTGAAATGGTCGAACAGATGGTTCGGGAGATCACGAATGAAGCGCAGTATGAAAAACTCGTCAATGACAGAACACTTGATTTTAGTTACAGGCTGGGAGATGAGTATCGTTTCCGTGTGAATGTCTTCTATCAGATGGATGGCCTCTCCGCTGTTTTCCGTCTGATCCCGGTTAGAATAATGACACTTGATGAACTCAATCTTCCGGAAGTGATCAAAACCTTTACAGAGATACAGCGTGGCCTGGTACTGGTGACAGGGGTAACGGGTTCAGGTAAATCGACTACACTTGCGGCAATATTGGACAAAATCAATAACGAAACGAAAAAGCATATTATTACGATCGAGGATCCTATAGAGTTTGTCCATAAAGATAAAGGATGTCTGATCAACCAAAGATCGGTAGGCCAGGATACACACTCATTCTCAGATGCACTCAGGGCAGCACTGAGGGAAGATCCCGATATCATCCTGGTCGGGGAGATGCGGGATCTGGAAACCATCGATATTGCGCTACATGCGGCAAATACAGGTCACCTGGTATTTTCAACACTGCATACGCTCGATGCCAAAGAGACCATCGACAGGATCGTCGGTATGTTCAGCAATGAAGAACAGAACCGTATCCGTATGTCCCTGGCTTCAGTGCTTGAAGGGGTTATTTCACAAAGACTTATCCCAAATAAGCGTGGCGGAAGAGTTGTGGCTGCTGAAATATTGAAGAAGACAGCAAGGATCGAACAATTGATTATGGAGAACAGGGACCTGGAGATCCCAGATGCTCTTTTTGACGGTAAAGAGATCTACGGAACACAGACCTTTGACCAGGCGCTGCTCGATCTCATCAAAAAAGGAGAGATATCCAAGGAAGTGGCACTGGAATATGCCACGAATCCTGCCGACCTTAAACTGAAAATGCAGGGTGTCGGTAAAGGTTCCATCGTAGATGAAGAGACAGTCAAAGGTAATGAAGATTTCTTTGAGTTCAAATCTGAGGAGGAGTAGCTTCAACTTCTCTTAAAACTGTTTCGATATAATCCGCTTCTATTTTAATTTAAGGACAAAATATGTTAGAAGGTATCGTTAGAGAGAGTATCGGAAAGACTACTGCAAAGAAGCTTAGAAGAGATGGTTATCTGACTGCAAACCTTTACGCAAACGGCGTAGAGAACATTCAAGCCGCATTCAAACGCGGTGAGTTTATGAGAGCAGTCAGAAATAAGGATAGCCTTGCTTTCCCTGTAAAAGTGGGTGACAAAGAGTTGAATGTAGTGATCCAGGAGTATCAACTGCACCCTGTTCACGGAGAAGCGGTACATGTAGACCTTAGAGTCACGGTTCCAGGTCAGGTGACAGACTTCCTTGTACCTGTAGTAACACACGGAACACCGGTCGGTCTCAAGAACAAAGGTGTACTCGTTATGTCAAAGAGAAGAGTAAAAGTAAGAGGGGCTATTGAAAATATGCCTGCGAAATTCGACCTTAACGTTGAGCCGCTTAACAGAGACGACTCTATCCTCATCAGAGATATTGAAGTACCGGAAAACTGTAAAATGATGGATAGACCTGATGTTGCAGTTTGTGGTGTAATTAAATCCAAATAATGAAAGTATCATCGTGACACTCTTCGTAGGTCTGGGAAATCCGGGATCAAAATACGAAGAGACACGGCACAATATCGGCTTTAAAGTTATCGACAGTCTTGTCGATGACCTTGGAGCCAGAAATATCTCCAAAAACGCCTTTCAGGGCGAACTCTTCCGCAGTGCCAATACACTTTTTTTAAAACCTACCACATTCATGAATCTGTCGGGAAAATCTGTCGAGATTGTCAAGCAGTTTTTCAAGATAGAACTGGAAGATATCATCGTGATACATGACGATATCGATCTGCCTTTTGGTGCAGTACGTTTTAAAAAGGGCGGTGGTCATGGCGGGCATAACGGATTGCGGTCTCTTGATGCGCATATCGGCAAAGAGTATATCCGTGTCCGTGTCGGAGTGGGGAAACCGGAATACAAATCACAGGTAGCGGATTATGTGCTCCAGCCCTTCAACGAGGATGAACAAAAAGAGATAGAGAGACTTGTGGCGCACGTCTCTTCAGCCTGTAAAGCACTGCTGTACGAAGACCTCAATACCGTCAAGTCACACTACAGCCTGAAGTCCATAGAAGGGCTGGAATGATCCGTATTTTATATCCTTCATTGCATTTCCGCTATCTGGCAAAACATTACATCAAAAATCTTTTTTCTATTCTTTTGGGACTCTCCTTTGCCTTTGCCGCTATCGATTACTTTCAACATGTTCAGGAACTGAATGTCTCTTCCAATTACAAGATACTTTATATTTTCTATATGTGGCAGGAGGCATTAGGCCTGTTATACCCTCTGGCAATCGTCTTTGCGGTGATCATGACCAAACTGACTTTTGTCAAGAACAATACAATGGGAGCGTTTCATGCTTTCGGATATACCAAAAAGAGACTTTTTTTCCCTATCTTTGTGGTAGCTTCTTTTACCTATGCCCTCTTTATCTATCTGCATACGACAGAGTTCTCCTATGCCAAGGACAAAGCTAACATGTTGCTGAAGAATCAGCTCCATGCCTACAATGTCAATGATGTCTTTTTTAAGTACAATGACACCTTTGTCTATATTAAAAAACTCGATCCTGTCAAGAAAAGGATCGAAGGGATCACCATCTTCAAAGTATCCGGATACCAGGTACGCTATACGATCAAAGCGCCTGTGGCTGTTTTTAACGATGAGGAGTGGATCGCACAGGATGCCATAGTAAAGACACATATCTACCGGAAGGGAGAACTGGTCCGTTACAGTGTAGATCAGAAGGAGCGTATCGCAACGCTGCACGGTTATAAACCAAAGATCATCGAATCGCTTTATGAGGGGAAGGCACTCAATATCATTGATGCCTATAACACTTGGAAACTGCTTAAGGCGCAACACCTTGATTCGGAGAAGATCCGTGCAGCAATGTATAGCAAAGTAATCGTTCCTCTTTTTGCCATAGCACTCATGCTGATCCTCTTTTTCAAGCTTCCTTTCCATGCCAGAATGATGAATTTCGGAGCGGTGGTCGCCCTCTCACTGGGAGTGACTTTCCTTACTTGGGGAGTACTTTTCGGCCTCGAACAAATAGGCTCGAACGGGGTGCTCAGTCCGGAATTTACCGCAGTGATACCTATTATGCTTTTATGGATCTATGCTATGTATGTCTACTTTACGGATGAAAGAAGAATAGCCTGAATTACCAGTCAAACGGTGCTTTGCTTCCGTCTATAACTCCCTCTTAGTGATTTTTGGATAAAATCACTCTAAAATCTATAGCATCACGGATAAGAACAGGAGCAGATCAAATGGATATCGATTATAAAGCACTGGCCAAAAAATACGGTACACCGCTCTATATGTATGATTTTGACTATATTGAACATCGCTACAATGACCTCAAAGAAGCCTTCGCCGGAAAAAAATCCCTGATAAACTATGCAGTTAAAGCAAACTCAAACCTGTCGGTCATTGCACATCTGGCCAAGCTGGGTGCAGGTGCGGACTGTGTGAGTATCGGTGAGGTCAGACGTGCTTTAGACGCAGGCGTTAAGAAGTATAATATCATTTTCTCCGGTGTAGGCAAACGTGATGATGAGATCCGTGAAGCCCTGGAAAAAGATATCCTGATGCTGAACCTTGAGAGTGAGGCGGAGATGAAGCGTGTTGAGATGATTGCCAAAGAATTGGGTAAAGAGGCCCGTATTTCCATCCGCGTCAATCCGAACATCGATCCCCAGACCCATCCGTATATTTCGACCGGACTGCATGAGAATAAGTTCGGTGTCGAGATCGATATGGCCAAACGTATGTATATTTATGCGAACAAGTCCGAATATCTCAATCCGGTTGGGATCCATTTTCATATCGGTTCTCAGTTGACCAAGCTTGATCCTATCAGGGAATCCGCCCAGATCGTAGCAGATCTGGTCCGTTCGCTTAAAGCGATCAAGATCGATATCAAGTTCTTCGATGTTGGTGGAGGGATCGGTGTGGTCTACAGCGATGAGATAACAATTCCTGTACGGGACTACGCCGAAGCGATTTTTGATGCGACCAAGGGGCTTGATGTGACACTGCTATGCGAACCGGGCCGCTATATGGTTGCGAACGCAGGAGCCTTCTTTACCTCTGTGCTGTATGAAAAGGTCAATGCTGGCAAACGTTTCGTGATCGTAGATGGGGGAATGAATGACCTGATACGACCGAGTCTCTACGATGCTTACCACAAGATTGATGCAGTGATGGTCGAGGGTGAAAAAAGTTTTGCCGACGTAGTTGGACCAGTATGTGAAAGCGGGGATTTTTTCGGAAAGAACGTACTGCTGCCGCCTTTGCAGCACAATGACCTTCTTGTGGTACACTCCGCAGGTGCCTACGGCTTTACAATGGCAAGCAATTATAACACCCGTCCGAAACCTGCAGAAGTGGCGCTTGAGGCAGGCAAAGACAGGCTGATCCGAAGACGCGAGAGCTATGAGGACCAGATACGTTTGGAAAAAGAGTTCCTTCACAGGGACCAATAGCATTCAGGACAGAGGAGAGCAGATGACATTAGATGAACTCAGAGAAAAGATAGACAGGCTTGATGATACCCTTTTGAAGCTCTATAATGAGCGGATGGAACTGGTACATCAGGTTGGTGAACTGAAAAATACCACTGGTGCTCCCATCTACCGTCCCGAGCGTGAACAGGCGATCCTCAACAGGCTCAAAGCACAGAATGACGGCAAGCTGACCGATGAGGCCATTGATGCGCTTTTCCTGGAAATGTTCGCAGTCGCAAGAAATCTTGAACTGCCTGAAGCAGTTGCCTTTCTGGGCCCGGAAGCGAGTTTTACCCATCAGGCGGCAGAGAGCAAGTTCGGTGCGTTGAGTACTTATCTGCCTATCAGTTCCATTCCGGGTGTTTTCAGAGAAGTAGCAAAAGGAACGGCCAAGTTTGGTGTGGTTCCCATCGAGAACAGTTCCAATGGTATCGTAACAGATACGATCAATTGTCTGGACGAGTATGATCTCAAGATCATTGCCGAAGTGGTAATGGACATACATCTCTGTTTTGCTACGATATGTGAGGATATCAAAAAGATCACGAAGATCTATTCCAAAGATATCGCTTTCGGGCAGTGTAGAAAATTTCTGCAGGATCTGGGACTGGATGAAATAGAGCAGATACCGGTTGAGTCGACTGCCAAAGCAGCCAAGCTTGCTGCACAGGACAAGCATGCGGCAGCACTCTGTCCTTCCATAGCGGCAAAGATGTACAATTTACCGATCCTCTTTGAAAATGTAGAGGACGATATGAACAACAGGACACGCTTCTTTGTCATATCGAACTTCGAGAATGCGCCTTCCGGGGACGACAAAACGTCGATGCTGGTAAGGCTTGCGAACAAACCGGGTGCCCTGGTCGATTTCCTGAACGATTTTGAAAAAGCCAAAGTGAACCTGACCAAGATCAAATCGCATATCGTTGGTGGCCAGTCCGTCTTTTTCCTGGAATTCAACGGACATAAAGATGACAAAGATATCGCAGAGATACTGGCAAAACACAAAGATGAGATCAAAGTGCTTGGCTCTTACGTGAAAGAGCGGGACGATATCTGATAGGTACAATGTACATACACATATCAGAAGTGAATAATGTAGGGTGGATTTATCCACCGGATAAAAGGTGAAGAGATGAAATTTAATAAAGTGCTGGAGAACATTCAGACCTATGAAGCAGGTAAACCGATAGAACTGGTAGTGCGTGAATTTGGTATTGCTCCGAAAGACGTAGTCAAACTTGCTTCGAATGAAAACCCTATTGGAACAAACCCTGCAATAGCAAAGGTAATAAGATCTAATGCAGATATAGCACACCTCTATCCGGATGACAGCATGTTTGAACTTAAGGC
This DNA window, taken from Sulfurovum lithotrophicum, encodes the following:
- a CDS encoding 50S ribosomal protein L25/general stress protein Ctc, which encodes MLEGIVRESIGKTTAKKLRRDGYLTANLYANGVENIQAAFKRGEFMRAVRNKDSLAFPVKVGDKELNVVIQEYQLHPVHGEAVHVDLRVTVPGQVTDFLVPVVTHGTPVGLKNKGVLVMSKRRVKVRGAIENMPAKFDLNVEPLNRDDSILIRDIEVPENCKMMDRPDVAVCGVIKSK
- the lysA gene encoding diaminopimelate decarboxylase is translated as MDIDYKALAKKYGTPLYMYDFDYIEHRYNDLKEAFAGKKSLINYAVKANSNLSVIAHLAKLGAGADCVSIGEVRRALDAGVKKYNIIFSGVGKRDDEIREALEKDILMLNLESEAEMKRVEMIAKELGKEARISIRVNPNIDPQTHPYISTGLHENKFGVEIDMAKRMYIYANKSEYLNPVGIHFHIGSQLTKLDPIRESAQIVADLVRSLKAIKIDIKFFDVGGGIGVVYSDEITIPVRDYAEAIFDATKGLDVTLLCEPGRYMVANAGAFFTSVLYEKVNAGKRFVIVDGGMNDLIRPSLYDAYHKIDAVMVEGEKSFADVVGPVCESGDFFGKNVLLPPLQHNDLLVVHSAGAYGFTMASNYNTRPKPAEVALEAGKDRLIRRRESYEDQIRLEKEFLHRDQ
- the pheA gene encoding chorismate mutase, encoding MTLDELREKIDRLDDTLLKLYNERMELVHQVGELKNTTGAPIYRPEREQAILNRLKAQNDGKLTDEAIDALFLEMFAVARNLELPEAVAFLGPEASFTHQAAESKFGALSTYLPISSIPGVFREVAKGTAKFGVVPIENSSNGIVTDTINCLDEYDLKIIAEVVMDIHLCFATICEDIKKITKIYSKDIAFGQCRKFLQDLGLDEIEQIPVESTAKAAKLAAQDKHAAALCPSIAAKMYNLPILFENVEDDMNNRTRFFVISNFENAPSGDDKTSMLVRLANKPGALVDFLNDFEKAKVNLTKIKSHIVGGQSVFFLEFNGHKDDKDIAEILAKHKDEIKVLGSYVKERDDI
- a CDS encoding transaldolase; the encoded protein is MVDRELKFSLWLDFVERDYLKNEFSKLIEAGVINGATSNPSIFASAITTSPAYKEQLESLAGKSAKEKYEAMAIEDIRTAAQALQSAYKSGNDGYISIEVDPFLSNDTQGTIEEGKRLFEVIGEPNVMVKVPATNAGYEAMKELLSMGISVNATLIFSPEQARRCLKAMTAGLHNYEVYGGGKVNAVISVFVSRFDRLLDPDLAAEGMETGRTGIYNAARIYNIIEKNHTPSIRTLFASTGVKGDDLPADYYLRELLAPHSVNTAPLATIEAYIAKKATAPKLPIEESEINGYFTKLKDCGFDMEEVYASLLKDGLEAFENAFLDMLKSIE
- the pth gene encoding aminoacyl-tRNA hydrolase, with translation MTLFVGLGNPGSKYEETRHNIGFKVIDSLVDDLGARNISKNAFQGELFRSANTLFLKPTTFMNLSGKSVEIVKQFFKIELEDIIVIHDDIDLPFGAVRFKKGGGHGGHNGLRSLDAHIGKEYIRVRVGVGKPEYKSQVADYVLQPFNEDEQKEIERLVAHVSSACKALLYEDLNTVKSHYSLKSIEGLE
- a CDS encoding type IV pilus twitching motility protein PilT, with translation MEEKLKLYLRTLVSHEGSDLHIKSASLVRVRIQGVIKVLGKDMLTPEMVEQMVREITNEAQYEKLVNDRTLDFSYRLGDEYRFRVNVFYQMDGLSAVFRLIPVRIMTLDELNLPEVIKTFTEIQRGLVLVTGVTGSGKSTTLAAILDKINNETKKHIITIEDPIEFVHKDKGCLINQRSVGQDTHSFSDALRAALREDPDIILVGEMRDLETIDIALHAANTGHLVFSTLHTLDAKETIDRIVGMFSNEEQNRIRMSLASVLEGVISQRLIPNKRGGRVVAAEILKKTARIEQLIMENRDLEIPDALFDGKEIYGTQTFDQALLDLIKKGEISKEVALEYATNPADLKLKMQGVGKGSIVDEETVKGNEDFFEFKSEEE
- a CDS encoding LptF/LptG family permease; the protein is MIRILYPSLHFRYLAKHYIKNLFSILLGLSFAFAAIDYFQHVQELNVSSNYKILYIFYMWQEALGLLYPLAIVFAVIMTKLTFVKNNTMGAFHAFGYTKKRLFFPIFVVASFTYALFIYLHTTEFSYAKDKANMLLKNQLHAYNVNDVFFKYNDTFVYIKKLDPVKKRIEGITIFKVSGYQVRYTIKAPVAVFNDEEWIAQDAIVKTHIYRKGELVRYSVDQKERIATLHGYKPKIIESLYEGKALNIIDAYNTWKLLKAQHLDSEKIRAAMYSKVIVPLFAIALMLILFFKLPFHARMMNFGAVVALSLGVTFLTWGVLFGLEQIGSNGVLSPEFTAVIPIMLLWIYAMYVYFTDERRIA